The Haloarcula sp. DT43 genome includes a region encoding these proteins:
- a CDS encoding DUF7827 domain-containing protein, translating into MFEAFRTRVSASVSSDSNTTGSTDKLRSLVLSWLVVVSVFAGTVAFSGGVAAAANVGVEQAGEYSDSGDGASTVELALSDPVTNGLDGNGELELYLDGKEVSDSLFDGVARDGTAGRVAIELSRDVTPNQNLTVKLTDFGSGSLTARDVAVTSRTFTPDSGDRSYTNLYHGVVVAIEDADAGSDTALRIERADGGIVFQDDYVDNSQVFVVDTADLDPGQDYDITSGADTAGFKVNDLGLDVEMTESNVSEEDAIVAEVTAIRGGTAATATLSDSDGETVDSIATDLESTETVEFDFGPRSTAGSPYTVTVTDTQTGITADSEEVSVTESIEGEVQFAERVVADDRGDVVSVTFDLSNTDEGYVTIGDKSEANYAISGQITDDDDGDGEVTVEFNSYLAGVPNSGNATVAASDVLSATGDDDISGVSEHGSFERSDLTADTLAAGSYPMNATAGTSHSDSPDSVGTLRLRDRSTDRIGSWVAPLGASLSSGDIYDRVGHNLTRADEIADGDVVVHRVTASGIEGPLDYREDVRGAGDTTAAFLQATGDSGALDLWVNRTNVGANADGDPLQLNASNTVVVDDPDNDTYFVAVELADAEYRSDTPVHDGDADELTAGFSVTGTTGLADSADSVEDTYEITDRDATLTTTDDVVLAQAAADQPVTGTTSVAPGSELTVRLASESDANPFISRPGATVTRNGTFTATADMSGHSVGTNFTATALDVTGEAFGTAADGQIVAVATTNGGGESTGANGTDYEGAAEDTIADLSNEPTESTPGASTERPTATLSTPTPSTVAPTETATTTERTDVATTAASGPGFTVGVAVLALVAAALLTVRRGS; encoded by the coding sequence GTGTTCGAAGCGTTTCGAACGCGCGTTTCAGCTTCGGTCTCGTCTGACAGCAACACGACGGGGAGTACGGACAAACTCCGAAGCCTCGTTCTCTCTTGGCTGGTGGTGGTTTCCGTATTCGCCGGCACCGTCGCGTTCTCCGGGGGCGTGGCCGCCGCTGCGAACGTCGGCGTCGAGCAGGCGGGAGAGTACTCGGACAGTGGGGATGGGGCAAGCACGGTCGAACTGGCGTTGAGCGACCCTGTGACGAACGGCCTCGACGGGAACGGCGAGCTGGAACTCTATCTCGACGGCAAGGAAGTCTCCGATTCGCTGTTCGATGGCGTCGCTCGGGACGGCACCGCCGGTCGGGTCGCAATCGAACTCAGCCGAGACGTGACTCCGAACCAGAACCTGACGGTCAAACTCACCGACTTCGGGAGCGGTTCGCTCACGGCGCGGGACGTCGCCGTGACTTCCCGAACGTTTACGCCCGACTCTGGCGACCGGTCGTACACGAACCTCTACCATGGTGTGGTCGTCGCTATCGAGGACGCAGACGCCGGCTCCGACACCGCCCTCCGCATCGAGCGGGCGGACGGCGGCATCGTCTTCCAGGACGACTACGTCGACAACAGCCAGGTCTTCGTCGTCGACACCGCGGACCTCGACCCCGGTCAGGACTACGACATCACGTCCGGGGCTGACACGGCCGGATTCAAAGTCAACGACCTCGGTCTCGACGTCGAGATGACCGAATCCAACGTCTCCGAGGAGGACGCCATCGTCGCCGAGGTGACCGCAATCCGCGGTGGCACGGCGGCCACCGCAACGCTGTCGGACAGCGACGGCGAAACGGTCGACTCGATTGCTACGGACCTCGAAAGCACGGAAACCGTCGAGTTCGACTTCGGACCCCGGAGCACGGCCGGGTCCCCGTACACGGTCACTGTCACGGACACTCAGACCGGTATCACGGCCGACTCCGAGGAGGTCTCGGTCACCGAAAGCATCGAAGGCGAGGTACAGTTCGCGGAACGCGTCGTCGCCGACGACCGCGGCGACGTGGTCAGCGTCACCTTCGACCTCTCGAACACGGACGAGGGCTACGTCACTATCGGCGACAAGAGCGAGGCGAACTACGCCATCTCCGGCCAAATAACCGACGACGACGACGGCGACGGCGAAGTCACCGTCGAGTTCAACAGCTATCTGGCGGGGGTTCCGAACAGCGGCAACGCTACCGTCGCGGCGAGTGACGTCCTCAGCGCCACCGGAGACGACGACATTTCCGGCGTCAGCGAGCACGGGTCGTTCGAACGCAGCGACCTCACCGCCGACACGCTGGCCGCGGGGAGCTATCCAATGAACGCGACCGCCGGCACGAGCCACAGCGACAGTCCCGACAGCGTCGGCACCCTCCGGCTCCGGGACCGCTCTACCGACCGCATCGGGAGCTGGGTCGCGCCACTGGGTGCCTCTCTCTCCTCCGGGGATATCTACGACAGGGTCGGGCACAACCTCACGCGGGCGGACGAGATAGCCGACGGCGACGTGGTCGTCCACCGTGTCACCGCGTCCGGCATCGAAGGGCCGCTGGACTACCGAGAGGACGTCAGGGGCGCGGGCGATACGACGGCCGCGTTCCTCCAGGCGACCGGCGACAGTGGCGCGCTCGACCTCTGGGTCAACCGGACGAACGTCGGCGCGAACGCCGACGGGGACCCGCTCCAGCTCAACGCCTCTAACACGGTCGTCGTCGACGACCCCGATAACGACACGTACTTCGTCGCCGTCGAACTCGCCGATGCAGAGTACCGGAGTGACACCCCGGTTCACGACGGTGACGCCGACGAACTGACGGCTGGCTTCTCCGTCACCGGAACGACCGGGCTGGCCGATTCCGCCGACAGCGTGGAAGACACGTACGAAATCACTGACCGCGATGCGACGCTCACTACGACCGACGACGTCGTGCTCGCGCAGGCCGCCGCCGACCAGCCCGTCACGGGCACGACGTCGGTCGCGCCCGGCTCGGAACTCACGGTGCGGCTGGCATCGGAGAGCGACGCGAACCCGTTCATCAGCCGACCCGGGGCGACGGTCACGCGGAACGGGACGTTCACCGCGACGGCCGACATGAGCGGCCACTCCGTGGGAACGAACTTCACCGCGACTGCCCTCGATGTGACCGGCGAGGCGTTCGGCACCGCCGCGGACGGGCAAATCGTCGCAGTTGCTACCACGAACGGTGGCGGCGAGTCCACCGGTGCGAACGGCACCGACTACGAAGGGGCAGCCGAGGACACGATTGCGGACCTGTCCAACGAACCGACGGAGAGTACGCCCGGGGCGTCGACCGAACGACCGACCGCGACACTGTCGACGCCGACACCGTCGACGGTAGCACCGACAGAGACGGCAACCACAACCGAACGGACGGACGTCGCAACCACGGCCGCTTCCGGGCCGGGTTTTACCGTCGGCGTCGCAGTGCTCGCGCTCGTCGCTGCTGCGTTGCTGACCGTCCGCCGCGGTAGCTAA
- a CDS encoding ABC transporter substrate-binding protein — protein sequence MGNTDVTGGLTRRDYLAGGGAVLGTAIVAGCSSDNGDPSETATANDGTAGTSPTTDGSYTASLSPVGEVEFDSVPENVFTMYNQYADMLVALGHGDAVNAMFVPEMAGPSMRHYYERLPGVSFDWEGLPNPYTNFTKEFFYGLDSDVHLLDPAWAIAQDNWDVSDIEELTDNVGPFFGNFYSGTHGDPQEPYSEDYRYYTLWELFGRVASVFQERERYEQLKAVHGELVETIQSNLPPAEERPTAVRVTLGDGQFWTYHLNRPGFWLADTRPLAANDAFGDETWDGLWGSVGYETMLEADPDVILHLWGMTPRYDMDSVRETLASHSVGRELSAVQNGRVYAHGMRYHGPIMNLFQIEMTAKQLYPDVFGEWPTYENGAHYPEIPAEEQLFDRDRVAEIITGGQGV from the coding sequence ATGGGAAACACAGACGTGACGGGCGGGCTCACGCGGCGTGACTACCTCGCAGGCGGTGGAGCGGTGCTCGGTACGGCAATCGTGGCCGGGTGCTCGAGTGACAACGGCGACCCGTCCGAAACGGCGACCGCGAATGACGGCACTGCGGGCACGTCGCCGACAACCGACGGCTCCTACACCGCTTCCCTCTCACCGGTCGGCGAGGTCGAGTTCGACTCGGTGCCGGAGAACGTCTTCACGATGTACAACCAGTACGCCGACATGCTGGTCGCGCTCGGCCACGGCGACGCGGTCAACGCGATGTTCGTGCCGGAGATGGCCGGACCGTCGATGCGCCACTACTACGAGCGGCTCCCCGGCGTCTCCTTCGACTGGGAAGGGCTCCCGAATCCCTACACGAACTTCACCAAGGAGTTCTTCTACGGCCTCGACAGCGACGTGCACCTCCTCGACCCCGCCTGGGCGATTGCCCAGGACAACTGGGACGTGAGCGACATCGAGGAGTTGACCGACAACGTCGGTCCCTTCTTCGGCAACTTCTACAGCGGCACGCACGGCGACCCGCAGGAACCCTATAGCGAAGACTACCGATACTACACGCTTTGGGAACTGTTCGGGCGTGTCGCCTCGGTGTTCCAGGAGCGGGAGCGGTACGAACAACTCAAGGCGGTCCACGGGGAACTCGTGGAGACTATCCAGTCGAACCTCCCGCCCGCGGAGGAGCGCCCGACCGCAGTGCGGGTGACGCTCGGCGACGGCCAGTTCTGGACGTACCACCTGAACCGCCCGGGGTTCTGGCTCGCCGACACCCGCCCGCTCGCCGCGAACGACGCCTTCGGGGACGAGACGTGGGACGGGCTCTGGGGGTCGGTCGGCTACGAGACGATGTTAGAGGCGGACCCGGACGTGATTCTTCACCTCTGGGGGATGACGCCGCGGTACGACATGGACTCCGTCCGGGAGACCCTCGCGTCCCACAGCGTCGGCCGAGAGCTCTCGGCGGTCCAGAACGGCCGCGTGTACGCACACGGGATGCGGTACCACGGACCGATTATGAACCTCTTCCAGATAGAGATGACCGCGAAACAGCTGTACCCGGACGTCTTCGGCGAGTGGCCGACCTACGAGAACGGGGCCCACTACCCGGAGATTCCGGCGGAGGAACAGCTCTTCGACCGCGACCGGGTCGCCGAGATTATCACGGGCGGACAAGGCGTCTAG
- a CDS encoding AzlD family protein, with the protein MADPLSLDPPVVAVIAAMAAATYLTKIGGLWLLTRVGVSDRVEAALEALPGAIVVAVLGPELAAGGPAEWLAGSVVAVVAWRTGNIFLALVTGVGAVVAFRAVL; encoded by the coding sequence GTGGCTGACCCGCTCTCGCTCGACCCGCCGGTCGTCGCCGTCATCGCCGCGATGGCCGCGGCCACCTATCTCACGAAGATCGGCGGACTGTGGCTGCTGACGCGCGTCGGAGTGAGCGACCGCGTCGAGGCGGCCCTGGAAGCGCTGCCGGGCGCGATTGTCGTCGCCGTTCTCGGGCCGGAACTTGCCGCGGGCGGCCCGGCTGAGTGGCTCGCCGGAAGCGTCGTCGCGGTCGTCGCCTGGCGGACGGGCAACATCTTCTTGGCCCTGGTCACCGGTGTCGGGGCCGTCGTCGCGTTCCGGGCCGTGCTGTAA
- a CDS encoding AzlC family ABC transporter permease: MPTTDEQTERNAESTETATAADDAPGAVAFERAGIRAGFVTCLPVALGVAGYGIAFGVLADRAGLSVAEVALMSATVLAGASQIIAVELWADPIPAATVVLAVFAVNLRYSLMGAALRPWFKHLSGSQVYGSLFFMADENWALTMRDLTSGSRRGAFLLGSGLAIWVFWVASSVAGVAVGGVIDDPATFGLDFVLVATFVALAVELWDGASTAIPWAVALVTALVTAQVLSGQWHVIGGGVAAAVVEVVRRG; encoded by the coding sequence ATGCCTACCACTGACGAGCAAACGGAGCGGAACGCGGAGAGCACCGAGACGGCCACCGCGGCCGACGACGCCCCGGGCGCAGTGGCGTTCGAACGGGCCGGGATACGCGCCGGGTTCGTGACCTGCCTCCCGGTCGCGCTCGGCGTCGCCGGCTACGGCATCGCGTTCGGCGTCCTCGCCGACCGGGCCGGGCTGAGCGTCGCGGAGGTGGCGCTGATGAGCGCGACCGTCCTCGCCGGGGCCTCCCAGATTATCGCCGTGGAGCTGTGGGCGGACCCAATCCCGGCCGCGACGGTGGTGCTCGCGGTCTTCGCGGTGAATCTGCGGTACTCGCTGATGGGGGCCGCGCTCCGACCGTGGTTCAAGCATCTGTCCGGGTCGCAAGTCTACGGCAGCCTGTTTTTCATGGCCGACGAGAACTGGGCGCTGACGATGCGGGACCTCACCAGCGGGAGTCGGCGCGGCGCGTTCCTGCTCGGGAGCGGGCTGGCTATCTGGGTGTTCTGGGTCGCCTCGTCGGTCGCCGGCGTCGCCGTCGGCGGCGTGATAGACGACCCCGCCACGTTCGGACTAGATTTCGTCCTCGTGGCGACGTTCGTCGCGCTGGCGGTCGAACTCTGGGACGGCGCGTCGACGGCTATCCCGTGGGCAGTCGCGCTAGTGACGGCGCTGGTCACCGCACAGGTGCTGAGCGGGCAGTGGCACGTCATCGGCGGTGGGGTCGCCGCCGCCGTCGTCGAGGTGGTCCGCCGTGGCTGA
- a CDS encoding NAD(P)-dependent oxidoreductase: protein MDVLLLGASGRIGQRTATELLERGHAVTGVSRSGTVEGIDSDEFVAVAGDATDPDDVTKLATGHDAVVSALGPSEDESAEVLTEMISAVVDGLRRSGVDRLVWTGGAGGLRVGLETLLIETEDFPAEWEPVARAAIEAYDTLSEADDLAWSYVAPAALIEPGERTGQYRTAERELVTDEEGDSYISMEDFAIALVDELEAENAVHTYLGTGY, encoded by the coding sequence ATGGACGTACTACTACTCGGAGCAAGCGGACGAATCGGGCAGCGAACTGCAACGGAACTCCTCGAACGCGGCCACGCCGTCACCGGCGTCTCCCGCAGCGGGACGGTCGAGGGGATAGACAGCGACGAGTTCGTCGCCGTCGCGGGCGACGCGACCGACCCCGACGACGTCACGAAGCTCGCGACGGGCCACGACGCGGTGGTGTCGGCGCTTGGGCCGAGCGAGGACGAGTCGGCCGAGGTCCTCACGGAGATGATTTCGGCGGTCGTCGACGGACTGCGCCGCAGCGGCGTCGACCGTCTCGTCTGGACCGGGGGTGCTGGCGGGCTCAGAGTCGGACTGGAGACGCTTCTCATCGAGACCGAGGATTTCCCGGCGGAGTGGGAGCCCGTCGCCCGGGCCGCCATCGAGGCATACGACACCCTCAGCGAGGCCGACGACCTGGCGTGGAGCTACGTCGCCCCGGCCGCACTGATAGAGCCCGGCGAGCGGACCGGCCAGTACCGGACCGCCGAGCGCGAACTCGTGACTGACGAAGAAGGGGACAGTTACATCTCGATGGAGGATTTCGCCATCGCTCTGGTCGACGAACTCGAAGCGGAAAACGCCGTCCACACCTACCTCGGTACCGGGTACTGA
- a CDS encoding winged helix-turn-helix transcriptional regulator, with product MSSNDALESKYGDCPVIQTLEEIGSRWRMTVIHVLREGELRFNELKRATDANSQTLSRVLEDLEENGYVERRVADGSPVAVYYSLTSKGEELLSAFDEIHEWGVKWIADDN from the coding sequence ATGTCATCGAACGATGCCCTCGAATCGAAGTACGGGGACTGTCCGGTCATCCAGACGCTCGAAGAAATCGGGTCCCGCTGGCGGATGACCGTAATTCACGTCCTCAGAGAGGGCGAACTCCGGTTCAACGAACTCAAGCGCGCGACGGACGCGAACTCGCAGACGCTGTCCCGCGTGCTCGAAGACTTGGAGGAGAACGGGTACGTCGAACGTCGCGTCGCCGACGGAAGCCCGGTCGCGGTCTACTACTCGCTGACCTCGAAAGGCGAGGAACTCCTCTCGGCGTTCGACGAAATCCACGAGTGGGGGGTGAAGTGGATTGCCGACGACAATTGA
- the gfo6 gene encoding D-xylose 1-dehydrogenase Gfo6 yields the protein MMEWIDSYDERDWQTTTDGTVRYALLGLGWWTIDLALPAIRDSDLGEVTTFVSSSTEKAERLAEENSVEHGISYDEFHDGEAADAYDAIYIGTPNAFHLEYAETAAELDKAILCEKPMESTVERAREMVEVCEEADVPLMIAYRMQTDPAVRRAKELIEDGFIGDPVSVYGNNSQPLLEMNPNTDQWRLDPDLSGYGTSVMDLGIYSINTTRFLLDREPRAVQSRMSSHGDAFEDVPDERSGALLALEDGVKMVTTDSQNAHDDTQLKITGTDGQIELKPAFHGKAKLHLSRGETTVTVERESFDAEDEMREEFDYFADRVLTDGDIAPDGRHGLQDMRIIRAIHEAAESGDIVEL from the coding sequence ATGATGGAGTGGATCGACTCCTACGACGAGCGGGACTGGCAAACGACGACGGATGGTACGGTCCGATACGCGCTGTTGGGCCTGGGATGGTGGACGATAGACCTAGCACTCCCCGCGATTCGGGACTCCGACTTGGGCGAAGTCACGACGTTCGTCAGCAGTTCGACGGAGAAAGCCGAGCGACTTGCCGAAGAGAACAGTGTCGAGCACGGCATCAGCTACGACGAGTTCCACGACGGAGAGGCGGCTGACGCGTACGACGCCATCTACATCGGGACACCGAACGCGTTCCACCTCGAATACGCCGAAACCGCCGCGGAACTGGACAAGGCCATCCTGTGTGAGAAGCCGATGGAGTCGACGGTCGAACGCGCCCGAGAGATGGTCGAGGTCTGTGAGGAGGCGGACGTGCCGCTGATGATTGCCTACCGGATGCAGACCGACCCGGCGGTGCGGCGCGCCAAGGAACTCATAGAAGACGGGTTCATCGGCGACCCGGTGTCCGTCTACGGCAACAACAGCCAGCCGCTGCTGGAGATGAACCCGAACACGGACCAGTGGCGGCTCGACCCGGACCTGTCGGGGTATGGCACCTCGGTGATGGACTTGGGCATTTACTCGATTAACACGACGCGGTTCCTGCTCGACCGGGAGCCACGCGCGGTGCAGTCGCGGATGAGTTCTCACGGAGACGCCTTCGAAGACGTTCCCGACGAACGGTCCGGGGCGCTGCTTGCGCTGGAGGACGGAGTCAAGATGGTCACGACCGACAGCCAGAACGCCCACGACGACACCCAGCTGAAGATTACCGGGACGGACGGACAGATAGAGCTCAAACCGGCGTTCCACGGCAAGGCGAAGTTGCACCTGTCCCGCGGCGAGACCACCGTAACCGTCGAACGCGAGAGTTTCGACGCCGAAGACGAGATGCGAGAGGAGTTCGACTACTTCGCCGACCGTGTCCTGACCGACGGCGACATCGCCCCGGACGGCCGCCACGGGCTCCAGGACATGCGAATCATCCGAGCGATTCACGAAGCCGCCGAGAGCGGCGACATCGTCGAACTGTAG
- a CDS encoding alpha-D-ribose 1-methylphosphonate 5-triphosphate diphosphatase: MSHKAERTLISGGTVVTPTTDIENGTVAFADGKIVSVEAESHRTPDIDATGKYVLPGMVDLHGDDIERHLFPRAGERVDTGVALDRCDIANASAGVTTKYHAIAFEDVPEDNRSIELARRLADRIRGFDRDNGARVDNRLHTRCELTNEAAVEAVSAELRSGGDLVSLVSHVPGAGQFAGENSLAQRYDLSGEAEETSIQTLQARRAAVSTAETRSRAKRITELARERNIPVASHDDETVSDVDSAAALGVDISEYPLSQRVARRATERDMAVAMGAPNVVRGGSLWDGPDAGQAIKNGLVDILCSDFRPQSLLGSVFVDTDEPLAERVARVSTAPAAVAGLYDRGRLERGARADIVIVDPDPVPSVARTFVAGDEVYRSA; the protein is encoded by the coding sequence ATGAGCCACAAGGCAGAACGGACGTTGATTTCGGGCGGAACCGTCGTCACGCCGACCACCGACATAGAGAACGGAACGGTGGCGTTCGCCGACGGAAAAATCGTCTCGGTGGAGGCTGAATCGCACAGAACCCCGGATATCGACGCGACGGGGAAGTACGTCCTTCCCGGGATGGTCGACCTCCACGGCGACGATATCGAACGGCACCTCTTCCCGAGGGCCGGTGAGCGCGTCGACACGGGGGTCGCTCTGGACCGCTGTGACATCGCCAACGCAAGCGCGGGTGTCACGACGAAGTACCACGCAATCGCGTTCGAGGACGTCCCGGAGGACAACCGGAGTATCGAACTGGCCCGCCGGCTGGCCGACCGCATCCGGGGGTTCGACCGCGACAACGGTGCTCGGGTCGACAACAGGCTCCACACGCGGTGTGAACTCACCAACGAGGCGGCGGTGGAGGCCGTCTCAGCGGAGCTCCGGTCTGGCGGCGACCTCGTCTCCCTCGTGTCTCACGTCCCTGGAGCGGGCCAGTTCGCCGGCGAGAACTCGCTTGCACAGCGCTACGACCTGTCCGGCGAAGCCGAGGAGACCAGCATCCAGACGCTCCAGGCACGCCGGGCCGCCGTCTCCACAGCGGAAACCAGGTCGCGCGCGAAGCGGATTACGGAGTTGGCCCGCGAGAGAAACATTCCGGTCGCTTCACACGACGACGAGACCGTCTCAGACGTGGACTCCGCCGCCGCTCTCGGTGTCGATATCAGCGAGTACCCGCTCTCCCAGCGCGTCGCTCGGCGTGCGACCGAACGGGACATGGCCGTCGCGATGGGCGCGCCGAACGTCGTTCGCGGTGGCAGCCTGTGGGACGGCCCCGATGCCGGTCAGGCGATCAAAAACGGCCTCGTCGACATCCTCTGTAGCGATTTCCGGCCGCAGTCGCTGCTCGGTTCTGTCTTCGTCGATACCGACGAACCGCTCGCGGAACGGGTGGCGCGCGTCTCTACCGCGCCGGCCGCCGTTGCGGGCCTGTACGACCGCGGACGGCTGGAACGGGGAGCGAGGGCGGACATCGTAATCGTCGACCCGGACCCCGTGCCGTCGGTAGCACGGACGTTCGTCGCCGGCGACGAAGTGTACCGCTCCGCGTAG
- a CDS encoding DUF7344 domain-containing protein, whose product MGVKDTAQTKAEPDNKLNDGSVSAPKGGSEPDQKTSQESDDTGASLDVIFEILKNSRRREVLHFLRERDEQVSLGELAEHVAAIENDTTTDALTSSERKRVYVGLYQCHLPKMDDIGVVDFNQDRGHITLTEKADDFEKYLDRSDEQQDRQWYQYYAAVSMLGALVLAASVALPLSGSVVLGLFSLVVGVAGACSVFHWSVAREEADDE is encoded by the coding sequence ATGGGAGTCAAAGACACCGCACAAACGAAGGCAGAACCGGATAACAAACTGAACGACGGGTCCGTATCCGCGCCGAAGGGGGGAAGCGAACCCGACCAGAAGACATCACAGGAAAGCGACGACACCGGTGCTTCCCTGGACGTCATTTTCGAGATATTGAAGAACAGCCGCCGGAGGGAAGTCCTCCACTTTCTTCGGGAGCGCGACGAGCAGGTCTCTCTCGGAGAACTCGCGGAACACGTCGCGGCCATCGAGAACGACACGACGACCGACGCGCTGACCTCAAGCGAGCGCAAGCGCGTGTACGTCGGGCTGTACCAGTGTCACCTCCCGAAGATGGACGACATCGGCGTTGTCGATTTCAACCAGGACCGGGGGCACATCACCCTCACCGAGAAGGCCGACGACTTCGAGAAGTATCTCGACCGCTCCGACGAGCAACAGGACAGACAGTGGTACCAGTACTACGCGGCTGTGTCCATGCTGGGTGCGCTAGTGCTTGCCGCCTCCGTCGCCCTCCCGCTGTCCGGCAGTGTCGTCTTGGGTCTGTTCTCCCTCGTGGTCGGCGTCGCGGGTGCCTGCTCCGTGTTCCACTGGTCCGTCGCGCGCGAAGAAGCAGACGACGAATAG
- a CDS encoding winged helix-turn-helix domain-containing protein: MADFDQWDEVSYVISSRYRVETLRRLSEGPATPSLIADDREMSIAHVSRALQELRESELVDLLVSEDRKKGRVYDITEKGVDIWETIERKNMA; this comes from the coding sequence ATGGCAGACTTTGATCAGTGGGACGAAGTGAGCTACGTTATCAGTTCACGGTATCGAGTCGAAACTCTCCGCAGACTGTCAGAGGGCCCTGCGACACCGTCGTTGATTGCCGACGACAGGGAAATGAGCATCGCTCACGTTTCACGTGCGCTGCAGGAGCTTCGTGAGTCGGAGCTCGTCGACCTGCTCGTCTCGGAAGACCGGAAGAAGGGCCGTGTGTACGATATCACCGAGAAGGGCGTCGATATCTGGGAGACGATAGAACGGAAGAACATGGCGTAA